The DNA region CGCGGCGGTGACCATCCAGCCGGCCGCTTCGTCGGCCGACAGCCCGGGCAACCCGTCATAGGCCCGGGTCGGCGCGATCATCGGCGTTTTGACCAGGGGGTAGTACAGCGTCGTGGCGTGCACACCCCGATCGGCCCATTCGGTCTCGATGATCCGACTGATCGAGGACAGGGCCGCCTTGGACGCGTTGTACACACCGAACAGCGGCGGCGATTCGGTCTTGACTCCCCAGGTGGACACGTTGATGATGTGGCCGTCTCCCCGGTCGAGCATGCCGGGGGCCAGTCCGCGGATCAGCCGCAGCGGGCCGTAGTAGTTCAGCGTCATGGTGCGTTCGACGTCATGCCAGCGTTCCAGCGATTCGGTCAGCGGCCGGCGGATCGAGCGACCGGCGTTGTTGATCAGGATGTCGACGCCGCCGAACTCCTCCTCGACGGTCGCGACGAGACGATCTATGGCGTCGAGGTCGGACAGGTCGCAGGGGCGGGCGTGGGCGGTACCGCCGGCGTCGGTGATACCCGCGACGAGCGCGTCGAGCAGTTCTCGGCGGCGCGCCACGACGACGACAGTCGCCCCGCGCCTGGCCAGTTTCGCAGCCGCCGCTTCACCGATACCCGACGATGCGCCGGTCAGCAGGATCCGCTTGCCGGCGAGGTCGACGGCCTGGTGGGCGGGTCGGTACTGCAGCAGTGTGGGCAGTAGCGGGGGCCGCATGCTGGTCAACAGCATCTGGTCGGCCAGCCGCCGCAGCGGGTTCCTGCTCACGTCTCGTCCTCTCGTGATTTCGGCGCGGAAAACGACGCCAGGTGTCGCAAAACGCGCCGAAATCGCATCAGAAGTAGCGGGGAAACGGTGACCAGTCCGGGTCGCGCTTCTCCAGGAACGCGTCGCGGCCCTCGACGGCCTCGTCGGTCATGTACGCCAGCCGGGTGGCTTCCCCAGCGAACAGTTGCTGTCCGACCAGGCCGTCGTCGAGCAGGTTGAATGCGTACTTGAGCATCCGGATGGCCTGCGGAGATTTGCCGTTGATCTCCCAAGCCCACTGCAGCGCAACGTTCTCCAGATCAGCGTGCTCGACCACCTCGTTGACCGCGCCCATCGCGTGCATCTGCTCGGCTGTGTAGGCGCGACCCAGGAAGAAGATCTCGCGGGCGAACTTCTGCCCGGCCTGGCGCGCCAGGTAGGCCGAGCCGTAGCCGCCGTCGAACGAGCCGACATCGGCGTCAGTCTGTTTGAAGCGGGCGTGCTCGCGGCTGGCCAGCGTCAGATCGCACACCACGTGCAGCGAGTGCCCGCCGCCCGCGGCCCATCCGTTGACCAGGCAGATCACCGGCTTGGGCATGAACCGGATCAGGCGCTGCACCTCCAGGATGTGCAGCCGCCCGGCGCGCGCGGGGTCCACGGTCTCGGCGGTCTCACCCGACGCGTACTGGTAGCCCGAGCGTCCCCGGATGCGCTGGTCGCCGCCGGAGCAGAATGCCCAGCCACCGTCCTTGGGTGACGGTCCATTGCCGGTCAGCAGAATGACCCCGACATCGGAGGACATCCGCGCGTGGTCGAGCACGCGGTAGAGCTCGTCGACGGTGTGCGGGCGAAACGCGTTGCGCACCTCGGGCCGGTCGAACGCGACACGCACCGTCGGCTGGTCGACGGCGCGGTGATAGGTGATGTCGGTCAGGTCATCGAAGCCGGACACCGGCTCCCACCGGCTCGGGTCGAACGGGTTGCTCGCAGCCTCGGTCACGAGGTCACGGTATCGAAGCGGAACACCGGGCAGCGCCCGGCCAGCGTTTCGAACTCATCGGGATGAGGGCCGGTGACCAACCCGGCGTTCTTCATGAAGCTCACGCCGGTGGGCACCAGCACCGGGAACTGCCGTAGCAGCGGTCGGGCCTGCTCGACGGGCAGCTCGACAAGCCGGACGTGTTCGCGCCGTTTACCCGATCTCAGCTCGGCATCGGGGTTGGCCTGTGCATTACGCACCCAGTCCGAGCCGGGCAGACCACCCACGACGTAGCGGTGGCCGTCGACCTCGAACGGGGTGATCGGCGTGGACCGCGGTTGCCCGGATTTGCGGCCTGTGACGGTCAGGACGACCGGCCCGTCGGTGAGCAGGCCGGTCCGGTTGAGCAGGATCATCGCCTTGTTGACGTACTTGAGCCACCACGGCGGCCGAATGCGATCGCTTGCCATACCGTCGAAGTTACGCTGGCAGATCTAGGCCGTGGGCGCTGAGCGCGGCACGTAGTCCGTCCGAGCGCTGCGTGGTGGGCAGCGGGTCGACGAGTGCGAACCGGCATCCCACCGCTCGTGCGCCGCCGTCGGCCTCATCGCTGTCGCCGACCATCAGGGCGTGCCGCGCCGGCACGCCGAGCCGGTCCAGTGCGGTCTGGAAGATCGCCGGGTCGGGTTTGACTGCGCCCACTTCAAACGACAGCACAAATTCGTCGACGGCCTCGGCAATCCCCAGAGCCTGGAAGGCCGGCCGGATGTCGAACGCGATGTTGGACACCACGGCGGTCTTGATGTCACGGCGGTGCAGCCCGTCGAGCACCGCAGCGGTGTCGGGGTAGGACGACCAGCAGGCGGGGTCGATCACCTTGGAGTAGAGCGCTTCGGCATGATGACGGGCCAGTCCTGACTGGGCCAGCACATGCAGGTAGGCCTCCCTGTGCAGGTGCGGAGCGAGATCCCGGTTCACCCACGCTTGCAGCGCTGCGGGTGTCATCGCCACCGATCGGCCGGTCGGGGCGGTCAGCCGGCGCATCAGTTCGGCCTGGACGTGGCCATCGATCTCGCGGTCTTCCTCGGAGTCGAGGGTCATGCCGGTGAACCAGCTCGTGTCCTCCTCCAATCGGAACAACGTCCCGGAAAAGTCGAACAGCACCGCCT from Mycobacterium sp. SMC-4 includes:
- a CDS encoding HAD family hydrolase; its protein translation is MDDVQAVLFDFSGTLFRLEEDTSWFTGMTLDSEEDREIDGHVQAELMRRLTAPTGRSVAMTPAALQAWVNRDLAPHLHREAYLHVLAQSGLARHHAEALYSKVIDPACWSSYPDTAAVLDGLHRRDIKTAVVSNIAFDIRPAFQALGIAEAVDEFVLSFEVGAVKPDPAIFQTALDRLGVPARHALMVGDSDEADGGARAVGCRFALVDPLPTTQRSDGLRAALSAHGLDLPA
- a CDS encoding nitroreductase family deazaflavin-dependent oxidoreductase, with the protein product MASDRIRPPWWLKYVNKAMILLNRTGLLTDGPVVLTVTGRKSGQPRSTPITPFEVDGHRYVVGGLPGSDWVRNAQANPDAELRSGKRREHVRLVELPVEQARPLLRQFPVLVPTGVSFMKNAGLVTGPHPDEFETLAGRCPVFRFDTVTS
- a CDS encoding 1,4-dihydroxy-2-naphthoyl-CoA synthase — protein: MTEAASNPFDPSRWEPVSGFDDLTDITYHRAVDQPTVRVAFDRPEVRNAFRPHTVDELYRVLDHARMSSDVGVILLTGNGPSPKDGGWAFCSGGDQRIRGRSGYQYASGETAETVDPARAGRLHILEVQRLIRFMPKPVICLVNGWAAGGGHSLHVVCDLTLASREHARFKQTDADVGSFDGGYGSAYLARQAGQKFAREIFFLGRAYTAEQMHAMGAVNEVVEHADLENVALQWAWEINGKSPQAIRMLKYAFNLLDDGLVGQQLFAGEATRLAYMTDEAVEGRDAFLEKRDPDWSPFPRYF
- a CDS encoding SDR family oxidoreductase, producing MSRNPLRRLADQMLLTSMRPPLLPTLLQYRPAHQAVDLAGKRILLTGASSGIGEAAAAKLARRGATVVVVARRRELLDALVAGITDAGGTAHARPCDLSDLDAIDRLVATVEEEFGGVDILINNAGRSIRRPLTESLERWHDVERTMTLNYYGPLRLIRGLAPGMLDRGDGHIINVSTWGVKTESPPLFGVYNASKAALSSISRIIETEWADRGVHATTLYYPLVKTPMIAPTRAYDGLPGLSADEAAGWMVTAARHRPVHIAPRIAVTAHAINSIAPAAVDSIMKRQRVQPKDR